CTCGCAGCGGAGGTTGCTGTCCTTGAAGGGTTCCCTGAAGAAATTCAGGTGGGATTTGAGGATAGCGCAACAGCACTTTCATCACCTCACCTAGTAGTCGATGTTCTGTTTGTGCGTCTGCTCGATCTACAGGCCAACTCGAAATAAAGTAAGAGCAGTCTACTCGCACGGGAGGACGCTTTCTGGTTGCCGTGCCATTACTGTGACGTTCCACAAGCCATTCGGTGTTTCGCAGTTCCAGGTTTTCCCGCACGTCATAAAGGAAAAGGTCGATCGCTGGTAGTTGTACCTTAGTAGGAAATTCCTCGTCGGGAGTAACGAAGCTAATGCTGATGCGATTGGCTAAGGCAGGCGGCAGTTCTTGTTTAAGCAGTTTTTCTAAAGTTTTATCTAAGTCGTCAAGCATAGTTTGTCTTCCTGAAATGATTTTTGGTAGTGCATATTGTGGTAGAAAGTTTTAGCCCAAATTAGTTGGAAACTAGGAAAAGTTTTTAACCATTTTAAAATGGCAAAACAGTTTCAGCGGGCAGTCATACATAAGCAGTAAGCTTCTAACAAATCTTAAAGCTTTGTTATTTTTTAGCTATTTTTAAGAACAAAGTTTAAGTTTTC
The nucleotide sequence above comes from Aerosakkonema funiforme FACHB-1375. Encoded proteins:
- a CDS encoding DUF4255 domain-containing protein, encoding MLDDLDKTLEKLLKQELPPALANRISISFVTPDEEFPTKVQLPAIDLFLYDVRENLELRNTEWLVERHSNGTATRKRPPVRVDCSYFISSWPVDRADAQTEHRLLGEVMKVLLRYPQIPPEFLQGTLQGQQPPLRVESLRPSQLQTMGEFWQAMGGKPRAILNYTVTLSVDVHETSEIVPLVMDKKI